The Geothrix sp. genome has a window encoding:
- a CDS encoding YIP1 family protein — protein MSDQPSSLYGDQPEAPRPKAPGLIDQIVGVFTAPVELFQKLNKAPSWGWALGVLVVAALVVTVIWGLRVDVEEMLRPMLERNPQIQASQIDMIIEMQKKFVLPFGIIGALFGTAAAMALVGLFYWLIGKALPEAEAPSYPQALSAAVVPTLVRLPHTLLLIVICLVRPIGGLTPEKLAPTSLGYFLHVESLKLHAFLYSIDLFYLAEAVLTYLALRHLVRMKTSGALICVLVPMAFGIGLRILGAK, from the coding sequence ATGAGCGATCAGCCCTCCTCCCTGTACGGTGACCAGCCCGAGGCGCCGCGCCCCAAGGCCCCCGGACTCATCGATCAGATCGTCGGCGTCTTCACGGCCCCGGTGGAGCTCTTCCAAAAGCTCAACAAGGCCCCCAGCTGGGGCTGGGCCCTGGGGGTCCTCGTCGTGGCCGCCCTGGTGGTCACGGTGATCTGGGGCCTGCGGGTGGATGTGGAGGAGATGCTGCGGCCCATGCTGGAGCGCAATCCCCAGATCCAGGCCTCGCAGATCGACATGATCATCGAGATGCAGAAGAAGTTCGTCCTGCCCTTCGGCATCATCGGCGCCCTCTTCGGCACCGCCGCGGCCATGGCCCTGGTGGGGCTCTTCTACTGGCTGATCGGCAAGGCCCTGCCCGAGGCCGAAGCCCCCTCGTATCCGCAGGCCCTCAGCGCCGCGGTGGTCCCCACCCTGGTGCGGCTGCCCCACACCCTGCTCCTGATCGTCATCTGCCTGGTGCGCCCCATCGGCGGCCTCACTCCCGAAAAGCTCGCCCCCACCTCCCTGGGCTACTTCCTGCATGTGGAGAGCCTCAAGCTCCACGCCTTCCTCTACAGCATCGACCTGTTCTACCTGGCCGAGGCCGTGCTGACCTATCTCGCCCTGCGCCACCTCGTCCGCATGAAGACATCGGGCGCCCTGATCTGCGTCCTCGTGCCCATGGCCTTCGGCATCGGACTCCGCATCCTCGGAGCCAAGTAG
- a CDS encoding efflux RND transporter periplasmic adaptor subunit, which produces MASRNTKLLLGGAAALVILVTLGIAFGGAKDEDSAYSWDAVGRGDIRETISASGEIRAKTQINIGTSVAGEIKAIHVKDGQDVKAGDLLVSIDQERLKQALAQAQGLLEAARQDASRLEAAMRRAVDSFPRYEALRQQGLMSDEDFRQQKLAKESAVLSYNSARANVAQSDANLKAMQDGLSKATLRAPITGRVTSLKAEKGETAIPGMSNLPGATLMVISDMSEMQAEIKVNESEVVRTKVGQTAQVTVESLPGKVFPGSVIEVATGTEKTGTDANLYKVKVLLQGQASDLGQLRPGMSTRAVILTREAKGVLRVPLQAVLEREGSPDEAQKQGLLAPMTRNIVMVFKGGKAQERTVQVGIANTQFFELKEGLAEGDKVLTGPIRKLKELKDKATVTLRARSDSDLAKVKDTKK; this is translated from the coding sequence ATGGCGTCCCGGAACACCAAGCTCCTGCTCGGCGGGGCCGCCGCCCTCGTCATCCTGGTCACCCTCGGCATCGCCTTCGGCGGCGCCAAGGATGAGGACAGCGCCTATTCCTGGGATGCGGTGGGCCGCGGCGACATCCGCGAGACCATCAGCGCCAGCGGCGAGATCCGCGCCAAGACCCAGATCAACATCGGCACCTCGGTGGCGGGTGAGATCAAGGCCATCCATGTGAAGGACGGCCAGGATGTGAAGGCGGGCGACCTGCTCGTCAGCATCGACCAGGAGCGCCTCAAGCAGGCCCTGGCCCAGGCCCAGGGCCTGCTTGAGGCTGCGCGGCAGGACGCCTCCCGCCTCGAGGCCGCCATGCGCCGCGCCGTGGACAGCTTCCCGCGCTATGAAGCCCTGCGCCAGCAGGGGCTCATGTCGGACGAGGACTTCCGCCAGCAGAAGCTCGCCAAGGAAAGCGCCGTCCTCTCCTACAACAGCGCCCGGGCCAATGTCGCCCAGAGCGACGCCAACCTGAAGGCCATGCAGGACGGCCTGTCCAAGGCCACGCTGCGCGCCCCCATCACGGGCCGGGTCACGAGCCTGAAGGCCGAAAAGGGCGAGACCGCCATTCCCGGCATGAGCAACCTGCCGGGGGCCACGCTCATGGTCATCTCCGACATGAGCGAGATGCAGGCGGAGATCAAGGTCAACGAAAGCGAAGTGGTGCGCACGAAGGTGGGGCAGACCGCCCAGGTCACCGTGGAGTCGCTGCCGGGGAAGGTCTTCCCGGGTTCGGTCATCGAGGTGGCCACGGGCACGGAAAAGACGGGCACCGACGCCAACCTCTACAAGGTGAAGGTGCTGCTCCAGGGCCAAGCCTCGGACCTGGGCCAGCTGCGGCCCGGCATGAGCACCCGCGCCGTGATCCTCACCCGCGAGGCCAAGGGCGTGCTGCGCGTCCCCCTGCAGGCCGTGCTCGAGCGGGAGGGGAGCCCCGACGAGGCCCAGAAGCAGGGCCTCCTGGCCCCCATGACCCGCAACATCGTCATGGTCTTCAAGGGCGGCAAGGCCCAGGAGCGGACCGTGCAGGTGGGCATCGCCAATACCCAGTTCTTCGAGCTCAAGGAAGGTCTGGCCGAGGGCGACAAAGTGCTCACGGGGCCCATCCGGAAGCTGAAGGAGCTGAAGGACAAGGCCACGGTGACGCTGCGCGCCCGGTCGGACAGCGACCTGGCGAAGGTCAAGGACACGAAGAAATAA
- a CDS encoding ABC transporter permease yields MDIREPLSAAVRALKANKLRSALTTLGIIIGVAAVIVVVSLVQGLQTSVLKQVERAGSQTIFIRPVMPGDMPFAELTKIKNKDLTLDNMRALAHAVPQITQVTPIFFNGSEVKADGRTANANLIMTDESYLELNSINLVAGRNFVPSDLRLGNKVAIIGPRVIEKLGLKGNPLGHILTTPTLSLEVIGVLEEQGAQLGNDPDQNILIPLSTGLAQLSETQRRQLFFQARIDPRLTADDGAALVEDALRRIKGLRGKELSGFKVFSPKQITGIISGITGTITAVAGGMVSIALLVGGIGIMNIMLVSVTERTREIGVRKAVGAKRHDIMLQFLIEAAFLCVLGGAIGVGLGFILGAALGKALLGTMGSVPIWAIVSAFAVPAAIGLIFGLYPAAKASKLDPIEALRYE; encoded by the coding sequence ATGGACATCCGCGAGCCCCTCTCCGCCGCCGTTCGCGCCCTCAAGGCCAACAAGCTGCGCTCCGCCCTCACCACCCTCGGCATCATCATCGGCGTGGCGGCCGTGATCGTGGTGGTGAGCCTGGTGCAGGGCCTCCAGACCAGCGTCCTGAAGCAGGTGGAGCGCGCGGGCAGCCAGACCATCTTCATCCGGCCCGTCATGCCGGGCGACATGCCCTTCGCCGAGCTCACCAAGATCAAGAACAAGGACCTGACGCTGGACAACATGCGGGCCCTGGCCCACGCGGTACCCCAGATCACCCAGGTGACGCCGATCTTCTTCAACGGCTCGGAGGTGAAGGCCGACGGCCGCACCGCCAACGCCAACCTCATCATGACGGACGAGAGCTACCTGGAGCTCAACAGCATCAACCTGGTGGCGGGCCGCAACTTCGTCCCCTCGGACCTGCGGCTCGGCAACAAGGTGGCCATCATCGGCCCCCGGGTCATCGAGAAGCTGGGCCTGAAGGGCAACCCCCTCGGCCACATCCTCACCACGCCCACCCTCAGCCTCGAAGTGATCGGCGTGCTGGAGGAGCAGGGCGCGCAGCTGGGCAACGACCCGGATCAGAACATCCTCATTCCGCTCAGCACGGGCCTGGCCCAGCTGTCCGAGACCCAGCGCCGCCAGCTCTTCTTCCAGGCCCGCATCGACCCCCGCCTCACCGCCGACGACGGGGCCGCCCTGGTGGAGGATGCCCTCCGCCGCATCAAGGGCCTGCGCGGCAAGGAACTCAGCGGTTTCAAGGTGTTCAGCCCCAAGCAGATCACCGGGATCATCAGCGGCATCACCGGCACCATCACCGCCGTGGCCGGCGGCATGGTCTCCATCGCCCTGCTGGTGGGCGGCATCGGCATCATGAACATCATGCTGGTGAGCGTCACCGAGCGCACCCGCGAGATCGGCGTGCGCAAGGCCGTGGGGGCGAAACGCCACGACATCATGCTGCAGTTCCTCATCGAGGCCGCCTTCCTCTGCGTTCTGGGCGGCGCCATCGGCGTGGGCCTCGGCTTCATCCTGGGCGCGGCCCTGGGCAAGGCCCTCCTGGGCACCATGGGCTCGGTCCCCATCTGGGCCATCGTCAGCGCCTTCGCCGTGCCCGCAGCCATCGGCCTCATCTTCGGCCTCTACCCAGCCGCCAAGGCCAGCAAGCTGGATCCCATCGAGGCACTGCGCTACGAGTAG
- a CDS encoding acyclic terpene utilization AtuA family protein produces the protein MPKLVRIANGQGFWGDSIDAPVRLVEAGGIDYLTLDYLAEVTLSIMQKQRRKDPKLGYATDFVDLMKRVLPQLKATGIRVVANAGGVNPEACRAAVLEVARQLGITGLKVATVTGDDVLARLPEFEAKGLKLANMDTGEGLFDAPRTILSANVYLQTQAMVEALDTGADIVLTGRCTDPGLTLAPLIHEFKWAPEDWNRLAAGTVAGHILECGAQSTGGNFSRWWEVPELWNVGYPIAEVAEDGTFVITKHAGTGGLVTVDTVSEQLVYEMGDPENYITPDVVADFTSIHLEPAGPDRVRVSGITGKPRTPFLKVSGAYLKGYKATGQLTLCGPRALEKAQLCADIVWKRLKAAGFDYEHTDAEFLGASTVHAGIAPAPADPAEIVLRLSVKDPDRKKVERFGREIAPLVTAGPAGVTGFAGGRPKAQEIVAYWPALLPRELVTWQVSVEEI, from the coding sequence ATGCCGAAGCTCGTCCGCATCGCCAATGGCCAAGGTTTCTGGGGCGACAGCATCGACGCCCCGGTGCGCCTGGTGGAGGCCGGGGGCATCGACTACCTGACGCTGGACTACCTGGCGGAGGTCACCCTCTCCATCATGCAGAAGCAGCGCCGGAAGGATCCGAAGCTGGGCTATGCCACCGATTTCGTGGACTTGATGAAGCGCGTGCTCCCCCAGCTCAAGGCCACCGGCATCCGCGTGGTGGCCAACGCCGGCGGCGTGAACCCCGAGGCCTGCCGCGCCGCCGTGCTGGAAGTCGCCCGCCAGCTGGGCATCACGGGCCTGAAGGTCGCCACGGTGACTGGCGACGATGTGCTGGCCCGGCTTCCCGAGTTCGAGGCGAAGGGCCTGAAGCTCGCGAACATGGACACCGGCGAGGGGCTCTTCGACGCGCCGCGGACCATCCTCAGCGCCAATGTCTATCTTCAGACCCAGGCCATGGTGGAGGCGCTGGACACCGGCGCGGACATCGTGCTGACGGGCCGCTGCACGGACCCGGGCCTGACCCTCGCGCCCCTGATCCACGAGTTCAAGTGGGCCCCGGAGGATTGGAACCGCCTGGCCGCAGGCACGGTGGCGGGCCACATCCTCGAGTGCGGCGCCCAGAGCACCGGCGGGAACTTCAGCCGCTGGTGGGAGGTCCCCGAGCTCTGGAATGTGGGCTACCCCATCGCCGAGGTCGCGGAGGACGGCACCTTCGTCATCACCAAGCACGCGGGCACCGGTGGTCTGGTCACCGTGGATACCGTCAGCGAGCAGCTGGTCTACGAGATGGGCGACCCGGAGAACTACATCACGCCCGATGTGGTGGCGGATTTCACGAGCATCCACCTCGAACCGGCCGGACCCGACCGGGTGCGCGTCAGCGGCATCACCGGCAAACCCCGCACGCCCTTCCTCAAGGTGAGCGGGGCCTACCTCAAGGGCTACAAGGCGACGGGCCAGCTGACCCTCTGCGGCCCCCGGGCCCTGGAAAAAGCGCAGCTCTGCGCGGACATCGTCTGGAAGCGCCTGAAGGCCGCGGGCTTCGACTACGAGCACACGGACGCCGAATTCCTGGGCGCCAGCACGGTGCACGCGGGCATCGCGCCCGCTCCGGCGGATCCCGCCGAGATCGTCCTGCGCCTCAGCGTGAAAGATCCCGACCGTAAAAAAGTGGAGCGCTTCGGTCGGGAGATCGCCCCGCTCGTCACAGCGGGCCCGGCGGGCGTCACCGGTTTCGCCGGAGGCCGGCCCAAGGCCCAGGAGATCGTGGCCTACTGGCCCGCCCTGCTGCCCCGGGAACTCGTCACCTGGCAGGTGAGCGTCGAGGAGATCTGA
- a CDS encoding VCBS repeat-containing protein gives MRLPALLSGSLGILALLGCSSSDHADGPASGYLVNAIAVADIDANGLPDILGMVSTSLGGAATQGYVSTRLQGSAGSFVLPTRFGVGSGPANLILADLNGDGRPDLIVANAGDQSLSVRLADPSRPGFFQPATVLATPGRRPLDVAAGDFDGDGRMDLVVAASGANSVLVFTQTATGAFNAPLAYAVGGDPQAVVAADLDGNGRTDFAVATTANTVSVLLQTGAGIFAPAVDYATGTQPVAIKAVDLNGDGRPDLLTANYGAAVGPTAQGLSVLLQGAPGTFLAPVHYATGYRSTALAIGDLNGDGKVDVVVADSGLPGDPGGLSVFLQDPTTPGALLAPTSYRGSWGPMGVAIGDMDGDGFPDLVVADGDITVRLNSPTAPGTFGPPLFFYN, from the coding sequence ATGCGCCTTCCCGCCCTGCTCTCCGGTTCACTCGGGATCCTCGCCCTGCTGGGATGTTCAAGCTCGGATCACGCTGACGGCCCCGCCTCCGGCTACCTGGTGAACGCCATCGCGGTGGCCGACATCGATGCCAACGGCCTGCCGGACATCCTCGGCATGGTCTCCACGAGCCTCGGCGGGGCCGCGACCCAGGGCTATGTGTCCACGCGGCTCCAGGGGTCCGCCGGAAGTTTCGTCCTGCCCACCCGCTTCGGCGTGGGCAGCGGTCCGGCCAACCTGATCCTGGCGGACCTGAATGGGGACGGTCGCCCCGATCTCATTGTGGCCAACGCCGGGGACCAGAGCCTCTCGGTCCGCCTGGCGGATCCCTCCCGGCCCGGCTTTTTCCAGCCCGCCACCGTGCTCGCCACGCCGGGGCGCCGCCCCCTGGATGTGGCCGCGGGGGACTTTGATGGCGACGGCCGGATGGACCTCGTGGTGGCGGCCAGCGGGGCCAACAGCGTGCTCGTCTTCACGCAGACCGCCACCGGTGCCTTCAATGCGCCCCTGGCCTACGCCGTTGGGGGCGATCCCCAGGCCGTGGTCGCGGCGGACCTCGACGGCAACGGCCGGACCGACTTCGCCGTGGCCACCACCGCCAACACCGTGTCCGTCCTCCTCCAGACCGGCGCCGGGATTTTCGCCCCCGCCGTGGACTATGCGACGGGCACCCAGCCCGTGGCCATCAAGGCCGTAGACCTCAACGGGGACGGCAGACCTGATCTGCTCACCGCCAACTACGGGGCGGCGGTCGGCCCCACCGCCCAGGGCCTGAGCGTACTGCTCCAGGGCGCACCCGGTACCTTCCTGGCACCTGTCCACTACGCCACCGGCTACCGCTCGACCGCCCTGGCCATCGGGGACCTGAACGGCGATGGCAAGGTGGATGTGGTGGTGGCCGATTCGGGGCTTCCGGGCGATCCGGGCGGCCTCTCCGTCTTCCTCCAGGATCCCACCACGCCCGGGGCCCTCTTGGCACCCACCAGCTACCGGGGCAGCTGGGGGCCCATGGGCGTGGCCATCGGCGACATGGATGGCGATGGCTTCCCGGATCTGGTGGTGGCGGACGGCGACATCACCGTGCGCCTCAACAGCCCAACCGCCCCAGGCACCTTCGGCCCCCCGCTGTTCTTCTACAACTGA
- a CDS encoding HSP20 family small heat-shock protein, which translates to MTILRTRTPQVTPATAATLEPFRFMRDFMRWDPLRDYDLGAPTAAFMPSFDVKESPDAYQFRADLPGILEADLEISLEGTRLTVAGKREEEVLKDGERIHLSERSHGHFSRTFSLPEDVEGEKVVAELRNGVLTLMVPKRPEVRPRKINVSLG; encoded by the coding sequence ATGACCATCCTTCGCACCCGCACCCCCCAAGTGACGCCGGCCACGGCCGCGACCCTGGAGCCCTTCCGCTTCATGCGTGATTTCATGCGCTGGGATCCGCTCCGCGACTACGACCTCGGTGCCCCGACCGCCGCCTTCATGCCCAGCTTCGATGTGAAGGAGAGCCCGGATGCCTACCAGTTCCGGGCTGACCTGCCTGGCATCCTCGAGGCCGACCTCGAGATCAGCCTGGAGGGGACCCGCCTCACCGTGGCCGGGAAGCGCGAGGAAGAGGTCCTGAAGGACGGTGAGCGCATCCATTTGTCCGAGCGCAGCCACGGTCACTTCAGCCGCACCTTCAGCCTTCCCGAAGATGTGGAGGGGGAGAAGGTGGTGGCGGAACTCCGCAACGGCGTCCTGACCCTCATGGTGCCGAAGCGCCCGGAGGTCCGGCCGCGCAAGATCAATGTCAGCCTCGGGTGA
- a CDS encoding trypsin-like peptidase domain-containing protein, protein MRRSILILGLLSAGVFAGWCGHALTPSLARPRPVEPRGPLPEWEQVPIRRFKEAAPSVVYITTTEERSRDFFGLDVVEVPAGSGTGFIWDAEGHVVTNFHVIQGAARAYITLADGSRHEAAYVGGAPDKDLAVLLLAKTPPKLRPIPLGTSADLQVGQAVLAIGNPFGLDQTLTTGVVSALGREIQSVTRRRIAGVIQTDAAINPGNSGGPLLDSAGRLIGVNTAIQSPSGASAGIGFAVPVDTVNRVVPQLIARGKLERPDLGLEPVAPRLVERAFGPQKGVMVGKVFRGGAAARAGLQGVGVDGRKVVAGDLIQAVNGRAVEDWDGLLDAVEALPLGSSAQLDIQREGRKLRVPIRLEAARD, encoded by the coding sequence ATGCGCCGGAGCATTCTCATCCTCGGCCTCTTGTCCGCGGGCGTCTTCGCGGGCTGGTGCGGCCACGCCCTCACCCCGAGCCTCGCCAGGCCCCGTCCCGTGGAGCCCCGCGGTCCCCTCCCCGAGTGGGAGCAGGTGCCCATCCGGCGCTTCAAGGAGGCCGCCCCCAGCGTGGTCTACATCACCACCACCGAGGAGCGCAGCCGGGACTTCTTCGGGCTCGATGTGGTGGAGGTGCCCGCGGGCTCGGGCACGGGCTTCATCTGGGATGCGGAAGGACATGTGGTGACGAACTTCCATGTCATCCAGGGCGCCGCACGGGCCTACATCACCCTGGCGGATGGCAGCCGCCATGAGGCCGCCTATGTGGGCGGGGCCCCGGACAAGGACCTGGCCGTGCTCCTGCTGGCGAAGACACCCCCGAAGCTGCGGCCCATCCCCCTGGGCACCAGCGCCGACCTGCAGGTGGGCCAGGCCGTGCTGGCCATCGGCAATCCCTTCGGCCTGGACCAGACACTCACCACCGGCGTGGTCTCGGCCCTGGGCCGCGAGATCCAGAGCGTCACCCGGCGCCGCATCGCAGGGGTCATCCAGACGGATGCGGCCATCAACCCCGGCAACAGCGGCGGGCCGCTGCTGGACAGTGCGGGCCGCCTCATCGGCGTGAACACCGCCATCCAGAGTCCCAGCGGCGCCAGCGCGGGCATCGGCTTCGCCGTGCCCGTGGATACCGTGAACCGCGTGGTGCCGCAGCTCATCGCCCGGGGAAAGCTGGAGCGCCCGGACCTGGGCCTCGAGCCCGTGGCGCCGCGGCTGGTAGAGCGCGCCTTCGGCCCCCAGAAGGGTGTGATGGTCGGCAAGGTCTTCCGTGGCGGCGCCGCCGCCCGGGCCGGCCTCCAGGGGGTCGGCGTAGACGGTCGCAAGGTCGTCGCCGGCGACCTCATCCAGGCCGTGAACGGCCGCGCCGTCGAGGATTGGGACGGCCTGCTGGATGCCGTGGAGGCCCTGCCCCTGGGCAGCAGCGCCCAATTGGACATCCAGCGCGAAGGCCGCAAGCTGCGGGTGCCCATCCGCCTGGAAGCGGCGCGGGACTGA
- a CDS encoding MqnA/MqnD/SBP family protein, with translation MKFTIAHSPDSDDAYMMAPLALGWLDPEGFEIEFIRKDIETLNAEAVEARYDVTAISFGAYPELNDRYDLLTAGSSIQEGTGPLVVSRAPLEVAALKSLTIAIPGRRTSAYLAMRKWCAEHGFEAAVELVPFDQILPAVAEGRFEAGLLIHESQLMYRDAGLRLVVDLGAWWKHAYDLPLPMGGNAIRKDLPAEVKQRFAVLMRKSVEMARARHWESVDYSQSFGRGMDREMIGRYVNAWVNDFTVDPGPRGREAVTRLLGLEPVWIQG, from the coding sequence ATGAAGTTCACCATTGCCCACAGTCCCGATTCCGATGATGCCTACATGATGGCGCCGCTGGCGCTGGGCTGGCTGGATCCCGAGGGCTTCGAAATCGAGTTCATCCGCAAGGACATCGAGACCCTGAATGCCGAGGCCGTGGAGGCCCGGTACGATGTGACGGCCATCAGCTTCGGCGCTTATCCCGAATTGAACGACCGCTATGATCTGCTGACGGCAGGGTCGAGCATCCAGGAAGGTACGGGCCCGCTGGTGGTGAGTCGCGCGCCCCTGGAGGTGGCGGCCCTGAAGAGCCTGACCATCGCCATCCCGGGGCGCCGCACCAGCGCCTACCTGGCCATGCGGAAGTGGTGCGCCGAGCATGGCTTCGAGGCCGCGGTCGAGCTCGTGCCCTTCGACCAGATCCTGCCGGCCGTGGCCGAGGGCCGCTTCGAGGCGGGCCTGCTCATCCACGAGAGCCAGCTCATGTACCGGGACGCGGGGCTGCGCCTGGTGGTGGACCTGGGCGCCTGGTGGAAGCATGCCTACGACCTGCCCCTGCCCATGGGCGGCAACGCCATCCGGAAGGACCTGCCCGCCGAGGTGAAGCAGCGCTTCGCCGTCCTGATGCGGAAGAGCGTCGAGATGGCCCGCGCCCGCCACTGGGAGAGCGTGGACTACAGCCAGTCCTTCGGCCGCGGCATGGATCGCGAGATGATCGGCCGCTATGTGAACGCCTGGGTGAACGACTTCACGGTGGACCCCGGGCCCCGGGGCCGGGAGGCCGTCACCCGGCTGCTGGGCCTCGAGCCCGTGTGGATCCAGGGCTGA